The following proteins come from a genomic window of Anopheles ziemanni chromosome 3, idAnoZiCoDA_A2_x.2, whole genome shotgun sequence:
- the LOC131287892 gene encoding cuticlin-4 — protein MANQMRSLVATFVLLFTVLENVHCDAPLVDSAALPLEHRAIYGPPAPSPVYGTPGLLSGGGGSGGHLGGGGGGGGDDPWPLSASNDSPQIKHLQVQCEKTHMRVNIEFDRPFYGMIFSKGFYSDPHCVHLKPGTGHLSATFEIFLNSCGMSSSANHNAASFGGPTPSGSYVENTIIIQYDPYVQEVWDQARKLRCTWYDFYEKAVTFRPFQVDMLHAVTANFLGDNLQCWMQIQVGKGPWASEVSGIVKIGQTMTMVLAIKDDENKFDMLVRNCVAHDGKRAPIQLVDQHGCVVRPKIMSKFQKIKNFGPSASVVSFAYFQAFKFPDSMNVHFQCVIQVCRYNCPEPKCAGGDYGLPALTGNGISGEYGAPGALSGEYGPPHLSEYGVPPAAYPDPRHPSDASGAYSENQDSVVPPPQAQTSANSAENKSDGPINGNDNGQSQSQSSNPTSNDIHDHINMPPPPPPGQTSYVTVTKQQQQQQQQQLKKDDGLPSENSGNLVSLGGRPRSVEGLDDLRGVRRRRDTMSVVIRPRIYKRDAQEMTDVNTERIIQVVAPGDVNFALNNASGNETVVIQSQRTVDPETICMSVPSFVGGLVMLLLVLAVASLVAAFLFVRVRHFDRKGTSVCRPHFVLSELWT, from the exons AATGTCCACTGTGATGCACCTTTGGTCGATTCGGCAGCCCTGCCGCTGGAGCACAGAGCCATCTACGGTCCGCCAGCACCATCACCAGTATACGGTACGCCTGGTTTGCTGAGTGGCGGCGGAGGTAGCGGTGGCCACCTGGGAGGCGGCGGGGGCGGTGGCGGTGACGACCCGTGGCCGCTGTCCGCCTCGAACGACAGCCCGCAGATCAAGCATCTGCAGGTGCAGTGCGAGAAGACGCACATGCGCGTCAACATCGAGTTCGACCGGCCGTTCTACGGAATGATCTTCTCCAAGGGTTTCTACAGCGATCCGCACTGTGTGCATCTGAAGCCGGGCACCGGTCACCTGAGCGCCACGTTTGAGATCTTCCTGAACAGCTGCGGCATGTCCAGCTCGGCCAACCACAATGCGGCCAGCTTCGGTGGACCGACGCCGTCCGGTAGTTACGTCGAGAACACGATCATCATCCAGTACGATCCTTACGTGCAGGAAGTCTGGGATCAG gCCCGCAAGCTTCGCTGCACATGGTACGATTTCTACGAGAAGGCGGTCACCTTCCGGCCGTTCCAGGTCGATATGCTGCACGCCGTCACGGCGAACTTCCTCGGCGATAACCTACAGTGCTGGATGCAGATTCAGGTCGGCAAGGGTCCGTGGGCCTCGGAGGTGTCGGGCATCGTGAAGATCGGCCaaacgatgacgatggtgcTGGCGATCAAGGATGATGAGAACAAGTTCGACATGCTGGTGCGCAACTGCGTCGCCCACGACGGCAAGCGGGCCCCGATACAGCTGGTTGACCAGCACGGTTGCGTGGTGCGGCCCAAGATCATGAGCAAGTTCCAGAAGATCAAGAACTTCGGTCCGTCGGCGTCGGTCGTGTCGTTTGCCTACTTCCAGGCGTTCAAGTTCCCCGACTCGATGAACGTGCACTTCCAGTGCGTGATCCAGGTGTGCCGTTACAACTGTCCGGAGCCGAAGTGCGCCGGAGGCGACTATGGACTTCCGGCCCTGACCGGCAATGGCATTTCGGGCGAATACGGTGCACCGGGAGCGCTGAGCGGCGAGTATGGACCGCCGCACCTGTCGGAGTACGGAGTTCCGCCGGCGGCCTACCCAGATCCGCGTCACCCATCGGACGCTTCCGGAGCCTACTCGGAGAACCAGGACAGCGTGGTGCCACCGCCGCAGGCTCAGACTTCCGCCAACTCGGCCGAAAACAAGTCGGACGGTCCGATCAATGGCAACGACAATGGTCAGTCCCAGTCGCAGTCCTCCAACCCGACGTCGAACGACATTCACGATCACATCAAcatgccaccgccaccacccccAGGCCAGACGTCGTACGTCACCGTCAccaagcaacagcaacagcaacagcagcagcaactgaAGAAGGACGATGGACTGCCGAGCGAAAACAGTGGCAACCTGGTCAGCCTCGGTGGACGGCCACGTTCGGTCGAGGGTCTGGACGATCTGCGAGGTGTGCGCCGACGACGGGACACGATGTCCGTTGTGATTCGACCGCGCATCTACAAACGAGACGCCCAGGAGATGACGGACGTCAACACGGAGCGCATCATCCAGGTGGTGGCGCCCGGCGACGTCAACTTTGCGCTCAACAACGCGTCCGGAAACGAAACGGTCGTCATTCAGTCGCAGCGCACCGTTGACCCGGAAACGATCTGCATGTCCGTGCCGAGCTTCGTCGGTGGACTGGTGATGCTGTTGCTCGTCCTCGCCGTGGCGTCGCTCGTGGCCGCCTTCCTGTTTGTGCGCGTGCGACACTTCGATCGGAAAGGTACGTCCGTCTGCCGGCCCCACTTCGTACTGTCGGAGCTGTGGACCTAA